A genomic stretch from Juglans microcarpa x Juglans regia isolate MS1-56 chromosome 3S, Jm3101_v1.0, whole genome shotgun sequence includes:
- the LOC121257430 gene encoding uncharacterized protein LOC121257430 produces the protein MMPPELQPRSFRPYISSSVSAPSFSSSSSSSFGNGSPYSNPNPNPSSNPIFTSSASPPPSSRSLKNSRFSPSAFVFNTRIAIALVPCAVIILDLGGTSIVLATLTLGLMVSYILDSLNFKPGAFFAVWFSLLFAQIAFFFSASLRLSAASIPLALLCAETNFLIGVWASLQFKWIQIENPSIVLALERLLFACVPLAASSLFTWATVSAVGMHNASYYLVAFNCIFYWLYSIPRVSSFRTKHEVKYPGGEVPDDNLILGPLESCVHTLNLLFFPLVFHVASHHSVIFSSAASVSDLFLLFFIPFLFQLYASTRDALWWVTKNPRQLHSIRVVNGAIALAVVVICLEIRVVFHSFGRYIQVPPPLNYLLVTVTMLGGAAGAAAYALGMVSDAFSSLAFTTMAVIVSATSAIVVGFPILFLPLPSVAGFYLARFFTKKSLSSYFAFVVLGSLMVTWFVMRNYWDLNIWLAGMSLKSFCKLIIANVVLAMAIPGLAILPSKLHFLGEVGLISHALLLCHIENRFFNYSSIYYYGFEEEVMYPSYMVIVTTFVGLALVRRLSVDHRIGQMAVWILTCLYSSKLAMLVITSKSVVWMSAILLLAVSPPLLLYKDKSRTAAKMKAWQGYAHAGVVAFSVWFCRETIFEALQWWNGRPPSEGLLLGFCILSTGLACIPIVAIHFSHVLSAKRCLVLVVAMGLLFIIMQPPIPLSWAYRSELNKFARQSPDDLSIYGFMAPKPTWPSWLLILAILLTLAAVTSIIPIKYVVELRSFYSIAMGISLGIYISAEYFLQTPLLHALIVVTMVCASVFVVFTHFPSASSTKVLPWVFALLVALFPVTYLLEGQVRIKNFLGGSRFGDMEEEEKNLTTLLAVEGARTSLLGLYAAIFMLIALEIKFELTSLMREKALERVGIRHNQSSQSSSGSFPPRMRFMQQRRVSTVPAFTIKRMSAEGAWMPAVGNVATVMCFAICLILNINLTGGSNRAIFFLAPILLLLNQDSDFVAGFGDKQRYFPVTVVISAYLVLTAIYSIWEDVWHGNAGWGLQIGGPDWFFVVKNLALLILTFPSHILFNRFVWSYKKQPDWMPLLTLPLNLPSVIITDVLKIRILGLLGIIYSLAQTLISRQQYISGLKYI, from the exons ATGATGCCGCCGGAGCTCCAACCGCGGTCCTTCCGACCCTACATCTCATCCTCCGTCAGCGCTCcttctttctcctcctcctcctcttcttccttcGGAAATGGCTCCCCTTACTCTaacccaaaccctaaccctagttctaACCCTATCTTCACCTCATCTGCCTCACCCCCACCCTCCTCTAGATCCCTCAAGAATTCTCGATTCTCCCCTTCTGCCTTCGTTTTCAATACTCGAATCGCCATCGCGCTCGTTCCCTGCGCCgtcatcatcctcgacctcggCGGGACCTCAATTGTTCTCGCCACCCTAACACTCGGTCTCATGGTCTCCTACATCCTCGATTCCCTCAACTTCAAGCCTGGTGCCTTCTTCGCCGTCTGGTTCTCCCTCCTCTTCGCTCAGAttgccttcttcttctctgccTCACTCCGCCTCTCCGCCGCCTCCATCCCCCTTGCCCTCCTCTGTGCCGAGACGAATTTCCTCATCGGTGTTTGGGCTTCGCTTCAGTTCAAATGGATCCAAATCGAGAACCCTTCCATCGTACTCGCGCTCGAGCGTCTTCTTTTCGCGTGCGTCCCACTCGCCGCCTCCTCTCTCTTTACTTGGGCTACTGTCTCCGCCGTCGGTATGCATAACGCCTCTTATTATCTGGTCGCCTTCAATTGTATCTTTTACTGGCTCTACTCCATTCCTCGAGTTTCCTCCTTCAGGACCAAGCACGAGGTCAAGTACCCTGGCGGAGAGGTCCCCGACGATAACTTAATTCTCGGTCCGCTTGAGAGCTGCGTCCATACTCTAAACTTGCTTTTCTTTCCTCTGGTCTTTCACGTCGCCTCTCACCACTCTGTGATATTTTCCTCCGCCGCTTCAGTGTCCGATTTGTTCCTTCTCTTCTTTATTCCCTTCCTGTTCCAACTCTACGCTTCGACGAGGGACGCGCTTTGGTGGGTCACGAAGAATCCCCGCCAGCTGCATAGTATCCGTGTGGTGAATGGCGCTATTGCTTTGGCTGTTGTGGTTATCTGTTTGGAGATTAGGGTGGTTTTCCATTCGTTCGGGCGATACATTCAGGTTCCGCCGCCGTTGAATTACCTACTCGTGACTGTTACTATGCTTGGAGGTGCTGCCGGAGCTGCAGCATATGCCTTGGGGATGGTTTCCGATGCTTTCAGTTCGCTGGCTTTTACCACCATGGCTGTGATTGTTAGCGCCACCAGTGCAATCGTTGTGGGCTTTCCCATCTTG TTCCTTCCACTGCCTTCAGTTGCTGGCTTTTATTTGGCTCGATTTTTCACAAAGAAGAGCCTGTCATCATACTTTGCTTTTGTTGTGCTTGGGAGCTTAATGGTCACATGGTTTGTGATGCGTAATTACTGGGATCTTAATATTTGGTTGGCAGGCATGTCCCTGAAATCCTTCTGTAAGCTCATAATAGCAAATGTTGTCCTGGCCATGGCTATTCCTGGTTTAGCTATTCTACCctcaaaacttcattttttgggTGAGGTTGGTTTAATCAGCCATGCATTGCTGCTATGTCACATTGAGAATCGATTTTTCAATTACTCCAGCATTTACTATTATGGATTTGAGGAAGAGGTCATGTATCCAAGCTACATGGTTATTGTAACAACTTTTGTGGGTTTGGCTCTAGTGAGAAGATTATCTGTGGATCATCGTATTGGACAAATGGCAGTTTGGATTTTGACTTGCCTCTATTCTTCGAAACTGGCAATGCTGGTCATTACATCGAAGTCTGTTGTGTGGATGTCAGCTATTCTTTTATTGGCCGTGTCTCCCCCATTGCTTCTTTACAA GGATAAATCAAGAACAGCCGCAAAGATGAAAGCTTGGCAAGGTTATGCACATGCAGGAGTGGTTGCTTTTTCGGTCTGGTTTTGCCGGGAGACTATTTTTGAAGCCCTTCAATGGTGGAATGGGAGACCTCCATCCGAGGGTCTACTTCTTGGATTTTGTATTCTCTCTACTGGATTGGCTTGCATACCAATCGTGGCTATCCACTTCTCTCATGTTCTG TCTGCTAAGAGATGCCTAGTTCTGGTGGTGGCAATGGGCCTTCTGTTTATCATAATGCAGCCACCCATCCCATTATCATGGGCTTACCGGTCTGAACTAAACAAATTTGCTCGTCAATCTCCTGATGACTTGTCCATCTATGGCTTCATGGCCCCAAAGCCAACATGGCCATCTTGGCTTCTTATTTTGGCAATTCTGCTTACTCTCGCAGCTGTTACGTCCATCATACCGATTAAGTATGTTGTTGAGTTGAGATCATTTTACTCGATAGCTATGGGGATTTCTCTGGGTATTTACATATCTGCTGAATATTTCCTTCAGACACCTCTTCTGCATGCCCTGATTGTTGTTACTATGGTCTGTGCTTCTGTGTTTGTGGTCTTTACCCATTTCCCATCAGCCTCAAGTACAAAGGTGCTACCTTGGGTATTTGCTCTTCTTGTCGCTCTCTTTCCTGTGACATATCTATTGGAGGGCCAAGTGAGAATCAAAAACTTCCTTGGAGGGAGTAGATTTGGAgacatggaggaggaagagaagaaccTCACGACTCTGCTGGCAGTTGAGGGGGCAAGAACGTCTCTCCTTGGTCTATATGCAGCTATCTTTATGCTGATTGCTTTGGAGATAAAGTTTGAACTTACCTCACTTATGAGGGAAAAGGCTTTGGAAAGGGTTGGAATTAGACACAATCAATCTAGTCAAAGCAGCTCTGGTAGTTTTCCACCAAGAATGAGATTCATGCAGCAGCGGCGGGTCTCTACTGTCCCAGCCTTCACAATCAAGAGGATGTCTGCTGAGGGAGCATGGATGCCAGCTGTCGGCAATGTGGCTACCGTGATGTGCTTTGCTATCTGCCTTATCTTGAACATCAACCTCACAGGTGGATCTAATCGTGCTATATTCTTCCTGGCACCTATTTTACTGCTGCTCAACCAGGACTCTGATTTTGTTGCTGGGTTCGGGGACAAGCAAAGGTATTTCCCTGTTACGGTGGTCATATCAGCTTACTTGGTCTTGACTGCTATATATAGCATATGGGAAGATGTCTGGCATGGGAATGCAGGGTGGGGCCTCCAAATTGGAGGGCCGGATTGGTTCTTCGTGGTAAAGAACTTGGCCCTCCTTATTCTTACATTCCCCAGCCATATCCTTTTCAACAGGTTTGTGTGGAGTTACAAGAAGCAGCCTGATTGGATGCCATTGCTCACGTTGCCCCTTAATCTACCATCTGTTATAATTACAGATGTGCTTAAGATTAGGATTTTGGGGCTTTTAGGAATTATTTATTCCCTGGCACAGACTCTAATCTCTAGACAACAATACATCTCCGGATTGAAGTATATTTAG
- the LOC121257429 gene encoding uncharacterized protein At4g14100-like: MASAAKPITISILLLLLFFFLTISLCKSREEYPTPAPWPHQFHSIIFMNNSGSLQIVDLWYDWPNGRNFNIIQNQLGKLLYDLEWNNGTSFFYTLDSNKECRTMHFEVGSLRPNWLDGANYLGQRRVDGFLCNVWEKVDFIWYYEDVVSKRPVRWIFYTGMDAHVMTFEVGAVLEDAQWQAPLYCFDRRGNGSDPTALFAITGASREHFLGGVLRGSSNKL; the protein is encoded by the exons ATGGCCTCTGCAGCCAAACCCATCACCATAtccatcctcctcctcctcctcttcttcttccttaccATTTCTCTCTGCAAATCCAGAGAGGAATATCCAACACCAGCCCCATGGCCGCACCAATTCCACTCCATAATCTTCATGAACAACAGCGGCTCCCTACAGATAGTCGATCTCTGGTACGATTGGCCCAATGGCCGGAACTTCAACATCATACAGAACCAGCTGGGCAAGCTTCTATACGACCTTGAATGGAACAATGGTACTTCCTTCTTCTACACATTGGACTCGAACAAAGAGTGCAGGACCATGCACTTTGAGGTGGGTAGTCTTCGCCCAAATTGGCTCGACGGCGCCAACTATCTGGGTCAGCGCCGAGTCGATGGCTTCCTCTGCAATGTTTGGGAGAAGGTGGACTTCATTTGGTACTATGAGGATGTCGTCTCCAAGAGGCCCGTTCGTTGGATTTTTTACACGG GGATGGATGCACATGTGATGACGTTTGAAGTGGGAGCCGTGCTCGAGGATGCCCAGTGGCAAGCCCCTCTGTACTGTTTCGACAGGAGGGGTAATGGATCCGACCCAACTGCACTATTTGCCATCACCGGCGCTTCTCGGGAGCATTTTCTGGGTGGAGTACTTCGAGGCTCCAGTAATAAACTCTGA